In the Microcebus murinus isolate Inina chromosome 14, M.murinus_Inina_mat1.0, whole genome shotgun sequence genome, one interval contains:
- the LOC105860095 gene encoding leucine-rich repeat-containing protein 18: MAKGTKAPKGKKITLSVAKNCIKVTFDGRKRLDLSKMGITTFPKCILRLNDVDELDLSRNLIRKIPESISKFQNLRWLDLHSNYIDKLPESIGQMTGLLLLNVSNNKLTSNGLPVELNQLKNLRTINLGLNHLDSVPTTLGALKELHEVGLHDNLISSIPVSISKLPKLKKLNTKRNPFPKPEESEAFIDSIKRLENLYLVEEKDLCAGCLRKCQVARDKLNKIKNTALTAPKKAIFSSLVSPNSMAKESQEDWR; the protein is encoded by the coding sequence ATGGCCAAAGGCACGAAAGCCCCCAAGGGCAAGAAGATCACCCTCAGTGTGGCCAAGAACTGCATCAAAGTCACATTCGATGGGAGAAAACGACTTGACTTGAGCAAGATGGGAATCACCACCTTCCCTAAGTGTATTCTGCGGCTCAATGATGTGGACGAGCTCGACCTCAGCCGGAACTTGATCAGGAAGATCCCTGAATCCATCTCCAAGTTCCAGAACCTCCGGTGGCTGGACCTGCACAGCAACTACATCGACAAGCTGCCCGAGTCCATCGGCCAGATGACCGGCCTGCTCCTCCTCAACGTCAGCAACAACAAGCTGACCTCCAACGGCCTGCCCGTGGAGCTGAACCAGCTCAAGAACCTCCGCACCATAAACCTGGGCTTGAACCACCTGGACAGCGTGCCCACCACGCTGGGCGCCCTGAAGGAGCTGCACGAGGTGGGGCTCCACGACAACCTGATCAGCAGCATCCCTGTGAGCATCTCCAAACTCCCCAAGCTGAAAAAGCTCAACACAAAGCGGAACCCCTTTCCAAAGCCGGAGGAGTCGGAAGCATTCATAGATTCCATCAAAAGGCTGGAGAACCTATACCTGGTGGAGGAGAAGGATCTGTGTGCGGGCTGCCTGAGAAAATGCCAAGTTGCCCGGGACAAGCTGAATAAGATCAAGAACACGGCCTTGACAGCACCGAAAAAGGCCATCTTTTCCAGCCTGGTCTCACCCAACTCCATGGCCAAGGAATCCCAGGAAGACTGGAGGTGA